The following proteins come from a genomic window of Coffea arabica cultivar ET-39 chromosome 11c, Coffea Arabica ET-39 HiFi, whole genome shotgun sequence:
- the LOC140016721 gene encoding uncharacterized protein, translating to MPLLKLHHHHLQFLKSPKLFPISKTIPPQHSNFLLNPIYNPKLPLNSLSNVNCKIVRCVSSAKVPKWMRREEDERDNFELEYLAPDGEVYQKTLRLVECAMFSAVSGLTYLLSNSLAIENYFGCFFALPIVLSSMRWGVSAARKTMVGTFVLLFVLSGPVKALTYLLMHGLLGFAMGSMWRSKASWGISIFCCAVVRAMGAIGYVLISSFLIEENILALITVNIHASLTYVFTSVGLQSAPSMDIIYAIFGSLLLVNCTFFVFLLHLLYAVFFTKFGMKSSLRLPRWLETAI from the exons ATGCCTCTCCTTAAGCTTCATCACCACCACCTACAATTCCTCAAAAGCCCCAAACTTTTCCCTATATCCAAAACCATCCCTCCTCAACACTCCAACTTTCTGTTGAACCCCATTTACAACCCCAAACTTCCTCTCAATTCTTTGTCCAATGTCAACTGCAAAATTGTCCGGTGTGTCTCAAGTGCCAAGGTCCCAAAATGGATGCGcagagaagaagatgaaaggGATAATTTTGAATTGGAATACTTAGCCCCAGATGGGGAAGTTTATCAGAAGACTCTTAGGCTGGTGGAATGTGCTATGTTTTCTGCTGTTTCTGGTTTAACTTATCTCTTGAGCAATTCTCTTGCTATTGAG AACTATTTCGGCTGTTTTTTCGCTTTGCCAATTGTATTGTCATCAATGAGATGGGGTGTTTCTGCTGCAAGAAAAACGAtg GTAGGGACCTTCGTATTGTTGTTCGTCTTGTCTGGTCCAGTGAAAGCATTAACCTATTTG CTAATGCACGGTTTACTTGGTTTTGCAATGGGCTCCATGTGGAG GTCTAAAGCAAGTTGGGGCATCTCTATTTTCTGCTGCGCCGTT GTTCGAGCAATGGGTGCTATAGGGTATGTTTTAATATCCTCCTTTTTAATAGAAGAAAACATACTAGCTTTG ATAACAGTAAATATACATGCTTCTCTCACATATGTCTTCACATCCGTGGGCCTTCAATCAGCTCCATCAATGGACATTATATACGCTATTTTTGGCTCCTTG CTCTTGGTAAATTGTACTTTCTTCGTGTTCTTGCTACATCTTCTGTATGCGGTGTTCTTCACCAAATTTGGCATGAAGTCATCATTGAGACTACCAAGGTGGCTAGAGACTGCAATATGA
- the LOC140016591 gene encoding lysM domain receptor-like kinase 4, whose translation MMIHFWFLIWLSIGPSSGDQYYDETLCSSDGNLPGTRYICSSSPQECQTFLVYRADEKFQNVANISSLFNVTPEELLAKNNAISSSFQNLEPGMEVLVPIVCSCIEQFYEANVNYIFPGSMTLENVSCGVFEGLLKSITLIEANPSANTTLQVGSMLQIPLKCACPEKLSSNVGVRYLVTYPFIENDNPNKVSKKFSIPVGDLLVANHLDPLATVYPQTTILIPLKSEPSIIYDVPASEPPNSPGFVPTEPVRRRNKNTRLKRVYISVSVVGFVLVLVTLIACGIYVKALKKCKAENLNSFARRSPMTSCSTPRSSQLSGPTPAKSSNASCLSPDLLESIRYSLGNYSVEELKKATNDFSEETRLMDDVYKGIVDDSEILIKRTRFEDTRQVIEIHSKINHVNIVKLHGVCYGENDFSWSYLVFEFPGKGSLRRCLSSSDPSLRWNRRTQIAFDVATGLHYLHYCMVPPYTRMHVNSKNIFLTRSWRAKIAVYGGSMPPIGSSNDHESITSTGGWGVSSEHLVHGSVSEEEDIFAFGTVLLELISAKEDLDGQSLIESTAFLGGVASDQGGCFNHLRNFVDPNLKEEYPLAEALCLAVLAKACIEDDPLHRPSMDDILKVLARMV comes from the coding sequence ATGATGATCCATTTTTGGTTTCTAATTTGGCTAAGCATTGGACCAAGCTCGGGTGATCAATACTATGATGAAACATTGTGTTCTTCAGATGGTAATCTTCCGGGTACGAGGTACATCTGCAGTTCTTCGCCTCAAGAATGCCAAACTTTCTTGGTATACAGGGCAGACGAAAAGTTTCAGAATGTTGCAAATATCTCCAGCTTGTTTAACGTGACCCCTGAAGAATTACTTGCCAAGAACAATGCGATCTCATCTTCGTTTCAGAATCTTGAGCCAGGCATGGAGGTCCTAGTTCCCATTGTTTGTTCATGCATCGAGCAATTTTATGAGGCAAATGTCAACTACATTTTTCCAGGGAGCATGACGTTAGAAAATGTTTCTTGTGGAGTATTTGAAGGTTTGCTGAAATCAATTACCTTGATTGAAGCAAATCCCTCAGCAAATACAACTCTCCAGGTTGGTTCAATGCTTCAGATTCCTCTGAAATGTGCCTGTCCTGAAAAACTCTCTAGCAATGTAGGGGTGAGATATCTTGTTACCTACCCATTTATCGAAAATGACAATCCTAATAAAGTGAGCAAAAAGTTCAGCATTCCTGTTGGTGATCTATTGGTAGCTAACCATTTGGATCCCTTAGCCACTGTTTATCCACAAACAACTATTCTAATACCCCTAAAATCAGAACCATCAATTATTTACGATGTTCCAGCTTCCGAACCTCCAAATTCTCCAGGCTTTGTCCCCACAGAACCCGTAAGAAGACGCAACAAAAACACACGACTGAAGAGAGTGTACATTTCAGTTTCAGTTGTTGGCTTTGTTCTGGTTCTTGTGACTTTGATTGCTTGTGGTATATATGTTAAAGCCTTAAAGAAATGCAAGGCCGAAAATTTAAATTCTTTTGCACGCAGAAGCCCCATGACCTCATGTTCGACGCCAAGGAGTTCACAATTATCTGGTCCAACACCAGCTAAAAGCTCAAACGCTTCATGTTTGTCTCCTGATTTGCTTGAAAGCATCAGGTATTCACTGGGCAACTATAGTGTAGAAGAGCTCAAGAAAGCTACAAATGACTTCAGTGAAGAAACTAGACTAATGGACGATGTTTACAAGGGGATCGTCGATGATTCTGAAATACTGATCAAACGAACAAGATTTGAGGACACAAGGCAAGTTATCGAAATCCATTCAAAAATTAACCATGTTAACATAGTTAAACTCCATGGCGTTTGTTATGGTGAAAATGACTTCTCTTGGTCTTATCTGGTGTTCGAGTTTCCGGGTAAAGGTAGTTTAAGAAGATGTTTATCTAGCTCAGATCCATCTCTTAGGTGGAACCGCCGTACGCAAATAGCCTTTGATGTTGCAACAGGGCTACATTATTTACATTACTGTATGGTTCCTCCCTACACTCGCATGCATGTAAAtagcaaaaatatttttctaacgCGAAGTTGGAGGGCGAAAATTGCAGTATATGGGGGAAGTATGCCGCCAATTGGATCCTCAAATGATCATGAAAGCATAACCAGCACTGGAGGGTGGGGTGTCTCATCAGAACATCTTGTTCATGGTTCAGTATCTGAGGAGGAGGATATCTTTGCATTTGGGACTGTTTTACTTGAACTTATCTCAGCAAAGGAGGATTTGGATGGACAGTCATTGATTGAATCAACTGCATTTTTAGGAGGGGTTGCCAGTGATCAAGGAGGATGTTTTAATCACTTGAGGAATTTTGTGGATCCAAATCTAAAGGAAGAGTACCCTCTGGCAGAAGCACTGTGTCTTGCTGTTTTAGCTAAAGCTTGTATTGAAGATGATCCACTGCACAGACCATCTATGGATGATATCCTTAAAGTCCTTGCCAGAATGGTTTAA
- the LOC140016720 gene encoding choline/ethanolaminephosphotransferase 1-like isoform X2 has product MGYIGQHGVMSLHRYKYSGADHSYVAKYILQPFWTRFVTFFPLWMPPNMITLMGFMFLLTSALLGYIYSPQLDTPPPRWVHFAHGILLFLYQTFDAVDGKQARRTNSSSPLGELFDHGCDALACAFEAVAFGSTAMSGRTTFWFWVISAVPFYFASWEHFFTNTLILPVVNGPTEGLMLIYLVHCFTGIVGAEWWAQQFGKSIPIFSWVPFISEIPTNVAVLYLMIAFAVIPTVSFNVHNVYKVVQARKGSMLLALAMLYPFAVLMSGILTWDYLSPIDLMGKYPPFVVVGTGLAFGFLVGRMILAHLCDEPKGLKTSMCMSLVYLPFAIANALTARLNDGTPLVDEFWVLLGYCSYTLFLYLHFATSVIHEITTALGINCFRITRKEA; this is encoded by the exons ATGGGGTACATAGGACAACATGGGGTGATGTCGTTGCATAGATACAAGTACAGCGGAGCAGATCATTCTTATGTGGCTAAATACATTTTGCAGCCCTTTTGGACTCGATTTGTTACTTTCTTTCCTCTTTGGATGCC GCCCAATATG ATTACACTTATGGGATTTATGTTTCTGCTTACATCTGCTTTGCTAGGATAT ATATACTCACCTCAATTGGATACTCCCCCCCCAAGATGGGTACATTTTGCACATGGAATACTTCTCTTCTTATATCAG ACTTTCGATGCTGTTGATGGAAAACAAGCAAGAAGAACAAATTCCTCTAGTCCGTTGGGAGAGCTTTTCGATCATG GATGCGATGCACTTGCATGTGCG TTTGAAGCTGTGGCCTTTGGAAGTACAGCTATGAGTGGACGAACTACTTTCTGGTTCTGGGTTATATCGGCTGTTCCATTCTATTTTGCATCGTGGGAACA CTTCTTCACCAATACTCTTATTCTTCCAGTAGTAAATGGACCTACAGAGGGTCTTATGTTGATATATCTCGTCCATTGCTTTACAGGCATTGTTG GTGCTGAGTGGTGGGCTCAACAGTTTGGGAAATCTATTCCAATTTTTAGCTGGGTACCATTTATAAGTG AGATCCCAACCAATGTGGCTGTGCTATACCTGATGATAGCTTTTGCTGTCATACCAACAGTCTCATTTAA TGTACACAATGTTTATAAGGTGGTTCAGGCAAGAAAAGGAAGCATGCTTCTTGCTTTGGCAATG CTCTATCCATTTGCTGTGCTGATGAGTGGAATATTGACCTG ggATTATTTGTCTCCAATTGATTTGATGGGAAAATATCCCCCATTTGTTGTAGTAGGGACTGGTCTTGCTTTTGGATTTCTTGTG ggaaGGATGATTCTGGCCCACTTGTGTGATGAACCTAAGGGCCTGAAAACTAGCATGTGCATG TCTTTGGTGTACTTACCTTTCGCCATTGCAAATGCACTCACTGCCAGACTTAATGATGG AACTCCTTTGGTTGATGAATTCTGGGTTCTTCTTGGTTACTGTTCATACACTT TGTTTCTTTACCTTCATTTTGCCACATCGGTGATTCATGAAATAACAACAGCCCTGGGAATCAATTGCTTCAG GATAACAAGGAAAGAAGCCTAG
- the LOC140016720 gene encoding choline/ethanolaminephosphotransferase 1-like isoform X1, giving the protein MGFMFLLTSALLGYIYSPQLDTPPPRWVHFAHGILLFLYQTFDAVDGKQARRTNSSSPLGELFDHGCDALACAFEAVAFGSTAMSGRTTFWFWVISAVPFYFASWEHFFTNTLILPVVNGPTEGLMLIYLVHCFTGIVGAEWWAQQFGKSIPIFSWVPFISEIPTNVAVLYLMIAFAVIPTVSFNVHNVYKVVQARKGSMLLALAMLYPFAVLMSGILTWDYLSPIDLMGKYPPFVVVGTGLAFGFLVGRMILAHLCDEPKGLKTSMCMSLVYLPFAIANALTARLNDGTPLVDEFWVLLGYCSYTLFLYLHFATSVIHEITTALGINCFRITRKEA; this is encoded by the exons ATGGGATTTATGTTTCTGCTTACATCTGCTTTGCTAGGATAT ATATACTCACCTCAATTGGATACTCCCCCCCCAAGATGGGTACATTTTGCACATGGAATACTTCTCTTCTTATATCAG ACTTTCGATGCTGTTGATGGAAAACAAGCAAGAAGAACAAATTCCTCTAGTCCGTTGGGAGAGCTTTTCGATCATG GATGCGATGCACTTGCATGTGCG TTTGAAGCTGTGGCCTTTGGAAGTACAGCTATGAGTGGACGAACTACTTTCTGGTTCTGGGTTATATCGGCTGTTCCATTCTATTTTGCATCGTGGGAACA CTTCTTCACCAATACTCTTATTCTTCCAGTAGTAAATGGACCTACAGAGGGTCTTATGTTGATATATCTCGTCCATTGCTTTACAGGCATTGTTG GTGCTGAGTGGTGGGCTCAACAGTTTGGGAAATCTATTCCAATTTTTAGCTGGGTACCATTTATAAGTG AGATCCCAACCAATGTGGCTGTGCTATACCTGATGATAGCTTTTGCTGTCATACCAACAGTCTCATTTAA TGTACACAATGTTTATAAGGTGGTTCAGGCAAGAAAAGGAAGCATGCTTCTTGCTTTGGCAATG CTCTATCCATTTGCTGTGCTGATGAGTGGAATATTGACCTG ggATTATTTGTCTCCAATTGATTTGATGGGAAAATATCCCCCATTTGTTGTAGTAGGGACTGGTCTTGCTTTTGGATTTCTTGTG ggaaGGATGATTCTGGCCCACTTGTGTGATGAACCTAAGGGCCTGAAAACTAGCATGTGCATG TCTTTGGTGTACTTACCTTTCGCCATTGCAAATGCACTCACTGCCAGACTTAATGATGG AACTCCTTTGGTTGATGAATTCTGGGTTCTTCTTGGTTACTGTTCATACACTT TGTTTCTTTACCTTCATTTTGCCACATCGGTGATTCATGAAATAACAACAGCCCTGGGAATCAATTGCTTCAG GATAACAAGGAAAGAAGCCTAG